In a single window of the Zea mays cultivar B73 chromosome 5, Zm-B73-REFERENCE-NAM-5.0, whole genome shotgun sequence genome:
- the LOC100192584 gene encoding putative protein kinase superfamily protein, whose amino-acid sequence MGARCSKLSVCWWPPRFKSPMLENGAAEDDGSGVPVFAEYSLAELRVATDGFATDRIVSEHGEKAPNVVYRGTLFSSGRTVAIKRFGRSAWPDSRQFLEEARAVGQLRSRRLANLIGCCYESGERLLVAEFMPHETLAKHLFHWETNPLSWAMRTRAAFYVAQALEYCSSKGRALYHDLHAYRVVFDAEGNPRLSCFGLMKNSRDGKSYSTNLAFTPPEYLKTGRVSPESVVYSFGTVLLDLLSGKHIPPSHALDLIRGKNFLVLMDSCLEGHVSSSDGTDLMRLASRCLQYEARDRPNLKTVVSGLECLQKDVSTPSHTLLGIQHDNKNSDRISLSAIGKAFARADLNEVHEILLHDGYDEDDTANAELSLQSWNDDVSESFVVKRHADNAFRSKDYSTAIECYSRFIDSGAGVAPTMLGRRCFAYVVAGNPQEGLEDAKRAEVIASDWPMGHYLQALALHNLGREAESQEALKNGTALEAAMNSRARTV is encoded by the exons ATGGGTGCTCGCTGCTCCAAGCTCTCCGTCTGCTGGTGGCCTCCCCGCTTCAAATCGCCGATGCTCG AGAATGGCGCCGCCGAAGATGACGGCAGCGGCGTGCCGGTGTTCGCCGAGTACAGCCTCGCCGAGCTCCGGGTGGCCACCGACGGCTTCGCCACCGACCGCATCGTGTCGGAGCACGGCGAGAAGGCGCCCAACGTGGTCTACCGCGGCACGCTCTTCAGCTCCGGCCGCACCGTCGCCATCAAGCGCTTCGGCCGCTCCGCCTGGCCGGACTCACGACAGTTCCTG gaggaggcgAGGGCTGTTGGGCAGCTGCGCAGTCGCCGGCTGGCCAATCTGATCGGTTGCTGCTACGAGAGCGGCGAGCGTCTCCTCGTCGCCGAGTTCATGCCGCACGAGACCTTGGCAAAGCATCTTTTCCACT GGGAGACAAATCCGTTGAGTTGGGCAATGAGGACGAGGGCTGCATTTTATGTGGCACAGGCGTTGGAATACTGCAGTAGCAAAGGGAGGGCACTCTATCATGACCTGCATGCATACAGGGTCGTCTTCGATGCG GAAGGTAACCCAAGACTATCATGTTTTGGTCTGATGAAGAACAGCCGTGATGGAAAGAGCTACAGTACTAATTTGGCCTTCACGCCTCCTGAGTATCTTAAGACAG GCAGAGTAAGTCCTGAGAGTGTGGTTTACAGTTTTGGCACTGTCTTGCTTGATCTCCTGAGTGGAAAGCACATTCCACCAAGTCAT GCACTCGACCTTATAAGAGGGAAGAACTTTCTAGTGCTGATGGATTCTTGCTTGGAAGGTCATGTATCCAGCTCCGATGGAACTGACTTGATGCGATTAGCATCCCGCTGCTTGCAATATGAAGCACGTGACCGGCCAAATTTGAAAACGGTGGTATCCGGTCTCGAATGTCTCCAGAAAGATGTTTCT ACTCCTTCACACACTTTGCTGGGGATCCAACATGATAATAAAAACTCAGATCGAATTTCTTTATCCGCTATTGGGAAAGCTTTTGCCAGAGCAGACCTGAATGAGGTGCACGAAATATTACTGCATGATGGATATGATGAGGATGACACTGCTAATGCTGAG CTATCTCTCCAGTCATGGAATGATGATGTATCTGAGAGCTTTGTTGTTAAGAGGCATGCAGACAACGCCTTTAGGTCTAAGGATTACTCGACTGCAATTGAGTGTTACTCAAGG TTCATCGACTCAGGTGCAGGGGTGGCTCCAACCATGCTGGGGCGGAGATGCTTCGCATATGTGGTGGCTGGCAACCCACAGGAAGGCCTTGAGGATGCAAAGAGAGCCGAGGTTATTGCATCGGACTGGCCGATGGGACACTACCTGCAGGCCTTGGCACTTCACAACCTGGGAAGGGAGGCTGAAAGCCAAGAAGCACTGAAGAATGGCACTGCCTTGGAAGCTGCAATGAATAGTAGAGCTAGAACTGTATAG